A part of Pelodiscus sinensis isolate JC-2024 unplaced genomic scaffold, ASM4963464v1 ctg169, whole genome shotgun sequence genomic DNA contains:
- the GBA2 gene encoding non-lysosomal glucosylceramidase, translating into MEDGARLMGSFEGTARGHQVPPSGWRICLAHQFAEKRKPYQASDVSASDVVKHLGLGMRYLRWWYRKTHVEKKSPVIDLFNPLPLRQIYGCPLGGFGGGTITRGWRGEFCRWQLNPGMYHYKTVLADQFTVCLRREGRTVYQQVLSVERPSALQGWNWGYCGHYAFYHALYPRAWTVYQLPGQDVVLTCRQVSPIIPHNYQDTSLPVGVFVWELENGGGEAVDVSIMLTLRNGLGTKEDKRGGHWNEPFSVEQAGARVSGVMLHHCSPGNPYTLAISAREQAGTGVTHLTAFDPAGSGRAVWQDLLQDGRLGSPAGEAPRGPRGQRGGSELRGRLPRPALGGWPVDRPVACRVPEAGGARGEFGSSSG; encoded by the exons ATGGAGGACGGTGCCAGGCTGATGGGGAGCTTTGAGGGCACCGCCCGCGGGCACCAGGTGCCCCCGTCTGGCTGGCGCATCTGCCTGGCCCACCAGTTTGCGGAGAAGAGGAAACCCTACCAAGCCTCGGACGTCTCCGCCTCGGACGTGGTGAAGCACCTGGGGCTGGGCATGCG CTATTTGCGCTGGTGGTACCGGAAGACGCACGTGGAGAAGAAAAGTCCCGTCATCGACCTGTTCAACCCGCTCCCCCTGCGCCAGATCTACG GGTGCCCGCTGGGGGGCTTTGGGGGCGGTACCATCACGcgaggctggcggggggagttCTGTCGATGGCAGTTGAATCCCGGAATGTACCACTACAAGACAGTCCTGGCTGACCAG TTCACCGTCTGCTTGCGCCGGGAGGGCCGGACCGTCTACCAGCAGGTCCTGTCTGTGGAGAGGCCCAGCGCGCTGCAGGGCTGGAACTGGGGCTACTGCGGCCACTACGCCTTCTACCACGCGCTGTACCCTCGGGCCTGGACCGTCTACCAGCTCCCCGGGCAGGACGTGGTGCTCACCTGCCGGCAGGTCAGCCCCATCATCCCGCACAACTACCAG GACACCAGCCTGCCCGTGGGCGTGTTCGTCTGGGAGCTGGAGAACGGCGGCGGAGAGGCCGTGGACGTCTCCATCATGCTCACCCTGCGCAACGGCCTGGGCACCAAGGAGGACAAGAGAGGGGGCCACTGGAACGAGCCCTTCAGCGTGGAGCAGGCGGGCGCGCGGGTCTCGGGCGTCATGCTGCATCACTGCAGCCCCGGGAACCCCTACACCCTGGCCATCTCCGCCAGGGAGCAG GCTGGCACAGGAGTGACGCACCTCACAGCCTTCGACCCTGCCGGCTCAGGGCGGGCGGTGTGGCAGGACCTCCTGCAGgacggcaggctgggctccccggCAGGTGAGGCGCCGCGCGGGCCGAGGGGGCAGCGGGGCGGCTCAGAGCTCCGGGGCCGGCTGCCTCGCCCCGCGCTCGGGGGGTGGCCCGTAGACAGGCCTGTCGCCTGCAGAGTcccggaggctgggggtgcccggGGCGAGTTCGGCTCCTCTTCGGGGTGA